Proteins encoded within one genomic window of Gigantopelta aegis isolate Gae_Host chromosome 2, Gae_host_genome, whole genome shotgun sequence:
- the LOC121387714 gene encoding zinc finger MYM-type protein 1-like: protein MDAQTIADTLVNSVTGWGLCMDDLVGQGYDGASVMSSCKNGVQAKIQQQFPNATYVHCRSHVLALVIAKGCKQVPEIQNLFDNVEKLTWFLGGSAKRKALFKSSSDSHELGDFLIEQADHDEEFDMSNTALKRGVNKKCVPKFCSTRWTARIDTLSALLSKYKTVLETLEKIQEASIGDSKRDAGSYARLLTDPQFLVSLVVAQFILSYFASVTKSLQAVNCDLGSAYRDIHLSKETVAKARCESTWDKLYERIESIGSEIDVTIVKPRTTKIQRHRSNAGADVSQGAKDYFRVNAFYPFIDHLLQDLDSRFSDQHSNLVAAEALIPVNLEHLTPTCMAKINEYYSKFLKRGEYLQVEVEKWKHLFQHTPVESRPADGCTTLAACNKVYFPAIHRILVIFLTTPVGSVACER from the coding sequence ATGGATGCACAAACCATAGCGGATACATTAGTGAACAGCGTTACAGGTTGGGGACTATGCATGGATGATTTAGTAGGGCAAGGATATGACGGGGCTTCAGTGATGAGCTCTTGCAAGAATGGGGTGCAGGCTAAAATTCAACAACAGTTTCCAAACGCTACATACGTTCATTGCCGATCACATGTTTTGGCTTTGGTAATTGCTAAAGGTTGTAAACAAGTTCCAGAAATCCAGAATCTATTTGATAACGTCGAGAAACTGACATGGTTTTTAGGCGGTAGTGCTAAGAGGAAGGCCTTGTTTAAAAGCTCAAGCGATTCTCATGAACTTGGTGATTTTCTTATTGAGCAAGCTGACCATGATGAAGAATTTGACATGTCGAACACGGCACTTAAAAGAGGagtaaacaaaaaatgtgttcCAAAGTTTTGCTCAACTCGTTGGACTGCAAGGATTGATACTCTCTCGGCTCTTCTTTCAAAGTACAAGACGGTTTTGGAAACACTTGAAAAGATTCAAGAAGCCAGTATTGGAGACTCGAAAAGAGATGCGGGATCTTATGCTCGACTGCTAACCGATCCACAGTTTCTTGTCTCACTTGTAGTGGCTCAGTTCATCTTGAGCTATTTCGCGTCCGTGACCAAAAGTCTACAAGCTGTCAACTGTGATCTAGGCTCAGCCTATCGTGACATCCACTTGTCCAAAGAAACTGTGGCTAAGGCACGCTGTGAATCAACATGGGATAAACTTTATGAACGAATCGAGTCCATCGGCAGTGAAATTGATGTGACTATAGTCAAGCCAAGGACCACAAAAATTCAACGCCACAGATCGAATGCTGGCGCAGATGTTTCACAAGGTGCCAAAGATTACTTCAGGGTGAACGCATTTTATCCGTTTATTGATCATCTTCTTCAAGATCTCGACTCCAGGTTTTCCGACCAGCATAGTAATCTAGTGGCTGCTGAAGCACTCATACCCGTGAATTTGGAACATCTTACACCAACATGCATGgccaaaataaatgaatactaTTCAAAATTTCTGAAACGGGGAGAGTATCTTCAAGTTGAAGTAGAGAAGTGGAAACACTTGTTCCAACATACTCCAGTAGAGTCCAGACCAGCGGATGGTTGTACCACTTTGGCAGCCTGCAACAAAGTGTATTTCCCAGCAATTCACCGAATTCTGGTGATATTCCTCACTACTCCTGTTGGCAGTGTGGCATGTGAAAGATAA